Proteins found in one Cervus canadensis isolate Bull #8, Minnesota chromosome 24, ASM1932006v1, whole genome shotgun sequence genomic segment:
- the PAQR7 gene encoding membrane progestin receptor alpha isoform X2: MRQRRSSLSAQPTAMATMVAQKLSHLLPSLRQVHQEPQPSVPPEPVFTVDRAEVPPLFWKPYIYVGYRPLHRTWRFYFRTLFQQHNEAVNVWTHLLAALVLLLRLAIFVGTVDFWGDPHARPLFIIVLASFTYLSLSALAHLLQAKSEFWHYSFFFLDYVGVAVYQFGSALAHFYYAIEPAWHAQVQTIFLPTAAFLAWLSCTGSCYNKYIQKPGLLGRTCQEVPSALAYALDISPVAHRILVSPDPATDDPALLYHKCQVVFFLLAAAFFSAFVPERWFPGSCHVFGQGHQLFHVFLVLCTLAQLEAVALDYEARRSIYEPLHTRWPHNFSGLFLLTVGSSILTAFLLSQLVRRKLDLDRKTQ; encoded by the exons ATGAGGCAGAGAAGGAGCTCA CTCTCTGCCCAGCCCACAGCCATGGCCACGATGGTGGCCCAGAAGCTCAGCCACCTCCTGCCCAGCTTGCGGCAGGTCCACCAGGAGCCTCAGCCCTCTGTGCCACCAGAGCCTGTGTTCACCGTGGATCGAGCCGAGGTGCCGCCCCTCTTCTGGAAGCCGTACATCTACGTGGGCTACCGGCCGCTGCATCGAACCTGGCGCTTCTACTTCCGCACGCTGTTCCAGCAGCACAACGAGGCGGTGAACGTCTGGACCCACCTGCTGGCCgccctggtgctgctgctgcggctTGCCATTTTTGTGGGCACCGTGGACTTCTGGGGAGACCCGCATGCCCGGCCCCTCTTCATCATCGTCCTCGCCTCCTTCACCTACCTCTCCCTCAGCGCCTTGGCTCACCTCCTGCAGGCCAAGTCCGAGTTCTGGCATTACAGCTTCTTCTTCCTGGACTACGTGGGTGTGGCCGTGTACCAGTTTGGCAGCGCCCTGGCGCACTTTTACTATGCCATTGAACCTGCTTGGCACGCCCAAGTGCAGACCATCTTCCTGCCTACAGCTGCCTTTCTTGCCTGGCTTTCCTGCACTGGCTCCTGCTACAACAAGTACATCCAGAAGCCTGGGCTGCTGGGCCGCACTTGCCAGGAGGTACCCTCGGCACTGGCCTACGCCCTGGACATCAGCCCCGTGGCGCACCGCATCCTTGTGTCCCCCGACCCTGCCACAGACGACCCGGCTCTTCTCTACCACAAATGCCAGGTGGTCTTCTTTCTGTTGGCCGCGGCTTTCTTCTCTGCCTTCGTGCCTGAGCGCTGGTTCCCTGGCAGCTGCCATGTCTTCGGGCAGGGCCACCAGCTCTTCCATGTCTTTTTGGTACTGTGCACGCTTGCCCAGCTGGAGGCCGTGGCGCTGGACTATGAGGCCCGGCGGTCCATCTATGAGCCTCTGCACACCCGCTGGCCCCACAACTTCTCCGGCCTCTTCTTGCTCACTGTAGGCAGCAGCATCCTCACCGCATTCCTCCTGAGCCAGCTGGTACGGCGCAAACTTGATCTTGATCGGAAGACTCAGTGA
- the PAQR7 gene encoding membrane progestin receptor alpha isoform X1: protein MNDEQTQDMRQRRSSLSAQPTAMATMVAQKLSHLLPSLRQVHQEPQPSVPPEPVFTVDRAEVPPLFWKPYIYVGYRPLHRTWRFYFRTLFQQHNEAVNVWTHLLAALVLLLRLAIFVGTVDFWGDPHARPLFIIVLASFTYLSLSALAHLLQAKSEFWHYSFFFLDYVGVAVYQFGSALAHFYYAIEPAWHAQVQTIFLPTAAFLAWLSCTGSCYNKYIQKPGLLGRTCQEVPSALAYALDISPVAHRILVSPDPATDDPALLYHKCQVVFFLLAAAFFSAFVPERWFPGSCHVFGQGHQLFHVFLVLCTLAQLEAVALDYEARRSIYEPLHTRWPHNFSGLFLLTVGSSILTAFLLSQLVRRKLDLDRKTQ, encoded by the exons ATGAATGATGAACAGA CACAGGACATGAGGCAGAGAAGGAGCTCA CTCTCTGCCCAGCCCACAGCCATGGCCACGATGGTGGCCCAGAAGCTCAGCCACCTCCTGCCCAGCTTGCGGCAGGTCCACCAGGAGCCTCAGCCCTCTGTGCCACCAGAGCCTGTGTTCACCGTGGATCGAGCCGAGGTGCCGCCCCTCTTCTGGAAGCCGTACATCTACGTGGGCTACCGGCCGCTGCATCGAACCTGGCGCTTCTACTTCCGCACGCTGTTCCAGCAGCACAACGAGGCGGTGAACGTCTGGACCCACCTGCTGGCCgccctggtgctgctgctgcggctTGCCATTTTTGTGGGCACCGTGGACTTCTGGGGAGACCCGCATGCCCGGCCCCTCTTCATCATCGTCCTCGCCTCCTTCACCTACCTCTCCCTCAGCGCCTTGGCTCACCTCCTGCAGGCCAAGTCCGAGTTCTGGCATTACAGCTTCTTCTTCCTGGACTACGTGGGTGTGGCCGTGTACCAGTTTGGCAGCGCCCTGGCGCACTTTTACTATGCCATTGAACCTGCTTGGCACGCCCAAGTGCAGACCATCTTCCTGCCTACAGCTGCCTTTCTTGCCTGGCTTTCCTGCACTGGCTCCTGCTACAACAAGTACATCCAGAAGCCTGGGCTGCTGGGCCGCACTTGCCAGGAGGTACCCTCGGCACTGGCCTACGCCCTGGACATCAGCCCCGTGGCGCACCGCATCCTTGTGTCCCCCGACCCTGCCACAGACGACCCGGCTCTTCTCTACCACAAATGCCAGGTGGTCTTCTTTCTGTTGGCCGCGGCTTTCTTCTCTGCCTTCGTGCCTGAGCGCTGGTTCCCTGGCAGCTGCCATGTCTTCGGGCAGGGCCACCAGCTCTTCCATGTCTTTTTGGTACTGTGCACGCTTGCCCAGCTGGAGGCCGTGGCGCTGGACTATGAGGCCCGGCGGTCCATCTATGAGCCTCTGCACACCCGCTGGCCCCACAACTTCTCCGGCCTCTTCTTGCTCACTGTAGGCAGCAGCATCCTCACCGCATTCCTCCTGAGCCAGCTGGTACGGCGCAAACTTGATCTTGATCGGAAGACTCAGTGA
- the PAQR7 gene encoding membrane progestin receptor alpha isoform X3, with protein MATMVAQKLSHLLPSLRQVHQEPQPSVPPEPVFTVDRAEVPPLFWKPYIYVGYRPLHRTWRFYFRTLFQQHNEAVNVWTHLLAALVLLLRLAIFVGTVDFWGDPHARPLFIIVLASFTYLSLSALAHLLQAKSEFWHYSFFFLDYVGVAVYQFGSALAHFYYAIEPAWHAQVQTIFLPTAAFLAWLSCTGSCYNKYIQKPGLLGRTCQEVPSALAYALDISPVAHRILVSPDPATDDPALLYHKCQVVFFLLAAAFFSAFVPERWFPGSCHVFGQGHQLFHVFLVLCTLAQLEAVALDYEARRSIYEPLHTRWPHNFSGLFLLTVGSSILTAFLLSQLVRRKLDLDRKTQ; from the coding sequence ATGGCCACGATGGTGGCCCAGAAGCTCAGCCACCTCCTGCCCAGCTTGCGGCAGGTCCACCAGGAGCCTCAGCCCTCTGTGCCACCAGAGCCTGTGTTCACCGTGGATCGAGCCGAGGTGCCGCCCCTCTTCTGGAAGCCGTACATCTACGTGGGCTACCGGCCGCTGCATCGAACCTGGCGCTTCTACTTCCGCACGCTGTTCCAGCAGCACAACGAGGCGGTGAACGTCTGGACCCACCTGCTGGCCgccctggtgctgctgctgcggctTGCCATTTTTGTGGGCACCGTGGACTTCTGGGGAGACCCGCATGCCCGGCCCCTCTTCATCATCGTCCTCGCCTCCTTCACCTACCTCTCCCTCAGCGCCTTGGCTCACCTCCTGCAGGCCAAGTCCGAGTTCTGGCATTACAGCTTCTTCTTCCTGGACTACGTGGGTGTGGCCGTGTACCAGTTTGGCAGCGCCCTGGCGCACTTTTACTATGCCATTGAACCTGCTTGGCACGCCCAAGTGCAGACCATCTTCCTGCCTACAGCTGCCTTTCTTGCCTGGCTTTCCTGCACTGGCTCCTGCTACAACAAGTACATCCAGAAGCCTGGGCTGCTGGGCCGCACTTGCCAGGAGGTACCCTCGGCACTGGCCTACGCCCTGGACATCAGCCCCGTGGCGCACCGCATCCTTGTGTCCCCCGACCCTGCCACAGACGACCCGGCTCTTCTCTACCACAAATGCCAGGTGGTCTTCTTTCTGTTGGCCGCGGCTTTCTTCTCTGCCTTCGTGCCTGAGCGCTGGTTCCCTGGCAGCTGCCATGTCTTCGGGCAGGGCCACCAGCTCTTCCATGTCTTTTTGGTACTGTGCACGCTTGCCCAGCTGGAGGCCGTGGCGCTGGACTATGAGGCCCGGCGGTCCATCTATGAGCCTCTGCACACCCGCTGGCCCCACAACTTCTCCGGCCTCTTCTTGCTCACTGTAGGCAGCAGCATCCTCACCGCATTCCTCCTGAGCCAGCTGGTACGGCGCAAACTTGATCTTGATCGGAAGACTCAGTGA